The proteins below are encoded in one region of Anaerosporomusa subterranea:
- a CDS encoding copper amine oxidase has product MKKLKHLLAALVVSALIPASVMAAELAPEQIRTLPEWPVTISTYGGTLLLSDSPEIAPADGILYQDTVQGTARLFFHHVNGTTVDKKVVVVLENEGNQAAEVIVYRYGFAGPDLDYLRVGKDAQTRYLTGSELYTVSVPAKGFALLDAELDKLVVKPNMLVNGIYDFTANYPVKVKTMMLPVKSHAGFAARTLPVLPTDKDRLRGTFPGMDRMVLPLRPYNPAEDGPAAITLADNKLDPYAVGVDATTGLPSLNYGNYGVVYRMFITGDSGLASYYINPRGGLYAGAMGVKYRHVTQPPVATPADTLVMGEGTSTSLSIIGKYEADQSLWLTFSPPGASNLPVRLVLHSGR; this is encoded by the coding sequence ATGAAAAAACTAAAGCATTTACTCGCTGCACTCGTTGTCTCTGCATTAATTCCCGCGTCTGTTATGGCTGCAGAGCTGGCTCCTGAACAAATTCGCACTTTGCCGGAATGGCCTGTGACGATTTCTACATATGGCGGAACGCTGCTGCTGTCTGATAGTCCGGAGATTGCACCTGCTGACGGCATCCTTTATCAAGATACTGTGCAAGGAACGGCTCGCCTGTTCTTTCACCATGTCAATGGAACAACTGTCGATAAGAAGGTTGTTGTCGTGCTTGAAAATGAAGGCAATCAGGCTGCTGAAGTCATTGTATATCGTTATGGCTTCGCCGGACCTGATCTCGACTACCTGAGAGTCGGTAAAGATGCGCAAACCCGTTATTTGACGGGCAGCGAGCTTTATACCGTATCTGTGCCAGCCAAGGGCTTTGCCTTACTTGATGCTGAGTTAGACAAGCTGGTCGTCAAACCGAATATGCTGGTGAATGGTATTTACGACTTTACCGCTAACTATCCAGTTAAAGTAAAGACGATGATGCTACCGGTAAAAAGTCATGCTGGCTTTGCGGCCCGCACTTTGCCAGTTTTGCCAACTGACAAAGATCGACTGCGGGGAACTTTCCCAGGCATGGACCGTATGGTGCTGCCGTTACGTCCCTATAATCCGGCTGAAGACGGACCTGCTGCCATCACTCTGGCAGATAACAAACTTGACCCTTATGCTGTTGGCGTTGATGCGACGACCGGGTTACCATCCTTAAACTATGGCAATTACGGAGTTGTTTATCGGATGTTCATTACCGGGGACTCGGGATTAGCTTCCTACTATATAAATCCGCGCGGTGGACTGTATGCCGGTGCGATGGGAGTTAAATACCGCCATGTTACTCAACCGCCGGTAGCTACACCTGCTGATACGCTGGTGATGGGCGAAGGTACGTCTACTTCGCTTTCCATCATTGGCAAGTACGAAGCCGACCAATCATTGTGGTTGACGTTTAGTCCGCCGGGGGCGTCGAACTTACCAGTACGGTTGGTGCTTCATTCCGGGCGTTGA